One part of the Humulus lupulus chromosome 9, drHumLupu1.1, whole genome shotgun sequence genome encodes these proteins:
- the LOC133802079 gene encoding cationic amino acid transporter 1-like, whose product MGVGGEDEGLRRRGCSCTKDDFLPEESFQSWGNYVRALKETPTRFINRVTTRSLDSAELVDMKARSQHEMKKTLTWWDLMWFGIGAVIGAGIFVLTGLEAKTDAGPAVVLSYVVSGISAMLSVFCYTEFAVEIPVAGGSFAYLRVELGDFVAFVAAGNILLEYVIGGAAVARSWTSYFATLCNHKPDEFRINAVGALSENYGHLDPIAVVVMACICVLAVLSTKGSSRLNYVASIVHVLVILFIIIAGLTKANIDNYTPFSPFGPRGVFKASAVLFFAYVGFDAVSTMAEETKNPGKDIPIGLVGSMLFTTVAYCLLAITLCLMVPYQLIDEDAPFSVAFETVGMGWAKYLVAAGALKGMTSVLLVSAVGQARYLTHIARTHMMPPWLAQVNQKTGTPVNATIVMITATAVIALFTKLDILSNLLSISTLFIFMLVAVALLVRRYYATGVTTTADRNKLVFFLVVILGSSVATSAYWGTSDGWYGYAITAPLWFLGTLGLRIFVPQAKFPKLWGVPLVPWLPSASIAINIFLLGSIDKDSFIRFGVWTLIILGYYFLFGLHASYDIAKEFEKEKGLGNDNHLRNAEEGGVAVPNN is encoded by the exons ATGGGGGTGGGAGGAGAAGAcgaagggttgaggagaagaggATGTTCGTGCACAAAAGACGATTTTCTCCCTGAAGAGTCGTTCCAGAGCTGGGGCAATTACGTCCGAGCCCTGAAAGAGACTCCGACCCGTTTCATCAATCGGGTCACGACCCGATCATTGGACAGCGCGGAACTGGTTGACATGAAGGCTCGGAGCCAGCACGAGATGAAGAAGACGCTCACATGGTGGGACCTCATGTGGTTCGGAATCGGAGCCGTCATCGGCGCCGGAATATTCGTCCTGACGGGCCTCGAGGCCAAGACGGATGCTGGCCCCGCCGTCGTCTTATCCTACGTCGTTTCGGGCATCTCCGCCATGCTTTCTGTTTTTTGTTACACTGAGTTTGCAGTCGAAATTCCCGTTGCAG GCGGCTCCTTTGCTTATCTAAGAGTAGAGCTTGGAGATTTCGTTGCCTTCGTTGCCGCAGGCAACATTCTCCTCGAATACGTAATCGGTGGCGCGGCCGTGGCCCGATCATGGACCTCCTACTTCGCCACCCTATGCAACCACAAACCAGACGAGTTCCGTATCAACGCCGTGGGTGCTCTCTCCGAAAATTACGGCCACCTTGACCCGATCGCCGTCGTGGTCATGGCCTGCATTTGCGTCTTGGCTGTGCTCAGCACCAAAGGCTCATCCCGACTAAACTACGTCGCTTCGATTGTCCACGTCCTTGTCATTCTCTTCATCATCATCGCCGGTCTTACGAAAGCCAACATTGATAACTACACACCGTTCTCACCCTTTGGCCCACGTGGTGTCTTCAAAGCCTCGGCAGTGCTCTTCTTTGCCTACGTAGGATTTGACGCTGTTTCGACCATGGCTGAGGAGACTAAGAACCCTGGTAAAGACATCCCCATCGGGCTAGTTGGTTCCATGCTCTTCACCACCGTCGCTTACTGTCTACTGGCTATAACCCTTTGCCTAATGGTACCATACCAACTAATTGACGAAGATGCTCCCTTCTCGGTTGCGTTTGAGACCGTCGGAATGGGCTGGGCGAAGTACCTCGTTGCGGCTGGAGCCTTAAAGGGAATGACGAGTGTTTTGCTAGTCAGCGCAGTGGGCCAGGCTCGTTACCTGACACACATAGCTCGGACCCACATGATGCCGCCATGGCTGGCCCAAGTCAACCAGAAGACTGGTACCCCAGTCAACGCCACCATTGTCATGATCACAGCCACGGCCGTCATCGCCTTATTCACCAAGCTGGATATTCTCTCCAACCTCCTCTCCATATCGACCCTCTTCATTTTCATGCTCGTCGCAGTCGCCCTTCTCGTCCGGCGGTACTACGCTACCGGCGTGACTACTACGGCCGACCGGAACAAGCTGGTTTTCTTCCTCGTAGTGATTCTGGGCTCTTCGGTTGCTACCTCTGCTTACTGGGGCACCAGCGATGGTTGGTACGGGTACGCCATTACTGCTCCGCTTTGGTTCTTGGGGACACTAGGTCTTCGAATCTTTGTTCCTCAGGCGAAGTTCCCTAAACTTTGGGGGGTTCCATTGGTGCCATGGTTGCCCTCGGCTTCGATTGCCATCAACATATTTCTTCTAGGGTCAATTGATAAGGACTCATTtataaggtttggggtttggacTCTGATTATTTTGGGCTATTACTTCCTCTTTGGGTTACATGCTTCGTACGACATTGCCAAGGAGTTTGAAAAGGAGAAAGGGCTTGGAAACGACAATCATTTGAGAAATGCTGAAGAAGGTGGTGTTGCCGTACCCAATAATTAG
- the LOC133802080 gene encoding uncharacterized protein LOC133802080, whose protein sequence is MLRRRRHFYHAAFQLDAAIMNTTFPQACLGRWNHFIETVTKYTWDDNVLKMLKGDDNQFLVSWQNVSEVYFALHVEKATHWIAIEVSIPTWCINIYDFNHSVLSPTLMEEAIKPWCLLLPSLLWCFGMFDDHEDLQVSPEQNAKPFSYCRIPPKECPQTKISGDCGMFAIKHIEHLVVRLPLNTVIDENIQHFRTRWCVDLFYQNFSP, encoded by the exons atgctacgtCGCCGGCGCCACTTTTATCATGCTGCATTTCAGCtggatgctgcgatcatgaacaccaccttcccccaggcgtgcctaggtcgttggaatcatttcatAGAGACCgtcactaagtatacatgggacgacaATGTGCTAAaaatgttgaagggcgatgataatcaattccttgtatcatggcaaaatgtgagtgaagtatattttgcattgcacgtcgagaaagccacacattggatcgccattgaagtctccattccaacgtggtgcatAAACATTTATGATTTTAACCATAGCGTGCTCAGTCCCACTCTGATGGAGGAAGCGATAAAGCcctggtgcttattgttgccttcgttgttatggtgttttggcatgtttgacgaccatgaggacctccaggtatctcctgagcagaatgcaaagcctttttcatattgtcgtattcctccaaaggagtgtcctcagactaagatAAG tggggattgtggtatgtttgccatcaaacatattgAGCATTTGGTTGTCAGGCTACCACTCAATAccgttatcgatgagaacatccagcatttcaggaccaggtggtgtgtggacctattctatcagaatttttccccgtga